A window from Salvia miltiorrhiza cultivar Shanhuang (shh) chromosome 2, IMPLAD_Smil_shh, whole genome shotgun sequence encodes these proteins:
- the LOC131011610 gene encoding FHA domain-containing protein DDL-like, whose translation MGRRNSVSPVRTDRSPRRRSPSRRERSPAHEKRKSPPNHRSSNADRLSSRTRSPKRARSRSPASHSPVREKIHSRTKPPNPRKSPSRSPIHVRQKLSSRTRSPNREKSRSPPPLSPRSKRLQRTKSERDADKGSEREYEKNHNRKSDRAAREEKELGRDLPVEKKERKLGRDAAGNGSRSRHERSCSPSDRHRRGQRRSRSPSTADNRGRNELANPRDDEDRNGDSEALAKMRAVEESLEAKEKHKPSFELSGKLAAETNRVRGVTLLFNEPPDARKPEVRWRLYVFKGGEVLNDPLYVHRQSCYLFGRERRVADIPTDHPSCSKQHSVLQYRQVEEENPDGGVTKRVRPYLMDLGSTNGTFVNDERLEPQRYYELFEKDTIKFGNSSREYVLLHENSTG comes from the exons ATGGGGCGCCGCAACTCTGTATCTCCTGTCAGAACTGATAGGTCTCCTCGTAGAAGAAGCCCCTCTCGTAGAGAAAGATCTCCTGCTCATGAAAAAAGAAAGTCTCCTCCCAATCACAGGAGTTCAAATGCAGATAGGCTTTCAAGTCGTACTAGATCACCTAAACGAGCTAGATCAAGATCCCCTGCATCTCATTCACCTGTGAGGGAGAAAATCCATAGCCGCACCAAACCCCCAAACCCTAGAAAATCACCATCTCGCTCCCCTATTCATGTCAGACAAAAACTTTCAAGCCGGACGAGATCTCCGAATCGGGAGAAATCAAGGTCTCCGCCACCTCTTTCACCGCGTAGCAAAAGATTACAAAGAACTAAATCTGAACGAGATGCTGACAAAGGGAGCGAGAGGGAATACGAGAAAAATCACAATAGGAAGAGTGATAGAGCTGCTCGTGAGGAAAAGGAATTAGGCAGGGATTTACCGGTtgagaagaaagagagaaagttAGGAAGGGATGCTGCTGGTAATGGTTCTAGATCCAGACACGAACGCTCCTGTTCACCTTCTGATCGTCACCGCAGGGGTCAACGGAGATCTAGATCGCCTTCTACTGCTGACAACAGAGGACGTAATGAG CTGGCGAACCCAAGAGATGATGAAGATCG TAATGGTGACAGCGAGGCTCTAGCTAAGATGAGGGCCGTGGAAGAATCATTGGAAGCAAAGGAAAAA CATAAGCCTTCATTTGAGCTGTCCGGAAAACTTGCAGCAGAAACCAATCGAGTAAGAG GTGTAACACTGCTGTTTAATGAGCCACCTGATGCTCGAAAACCAGAAGTAAGGTGGCGGTTGTATGTTTTCAAGGGTGGTGAAGTGCTCAACg ATCCTCTTTATGTACATCGTCAAAGTTGCTATCTTTTTggtagagagagaagggttGCAGACATCCCAACAGACCACCCATCCTGCAGTAAACAACATTCGGTTCTTCAGTATAG GCAAGTAGAGGAGGAAAACCCAGATGGCGGCGTGACAAAACGAGTGAG GCCTTATTTGATGGATCTTGGAAGCACCAATGGGACCTTTGTCAAT GATGAGCGGCTTGAACCTCAGCGATACTATGAACTGTTTGAGAAAGACACTATCAAATTTGGCAATAGCAG CCGCGAGTATGTTCTGCTGCATGAGAATTCTACTGGATGA
- the LOC131011611 gene encoding septum-promoting GTP-binding protein 1-like isoform X1 produces the protein MQHTTTYPAGIRRKIVIRWRLIEKAALFRQFFRRILVCSLRMPNPRYRRLTSPPSSESAGGSQEDAAATSSSSCCESDSDLVSLKITMLGDPQIGKTTFLVKYVGDEEEKRSLQMKGVNVMDKTMCIHGARIALTIWDVGGEKRSFDQVPIACKNAVAILFMFDLTSRRTLNSIIGWYSEARKWNKTAVPIVIGTKFDDFMQLPPDIQWTVVTQARRYAKAMNAAIFFSSAKHNINVNKLFKFIMAKLFNLPWTLHRNLTIGEPIIDF, from the exons ATGCAGCACACCACCACCTACCCCGCCGGAATCCGCCGGAAAATCGTAATCCGGTGGAGGTTAATAGAGAAGGCGGCCCTATTCCGGCAGTTCTTCAGAAGAATTCTTGTGTGTTCGCTAAGGATGCCTAATCCCCGCTACAGAAGACTCACTTCTCCGCCGTCATCGGAGTCCGCCGGCGGAAGCCAAGAAGACGCCGCCGCGACGTCGTCCAGTAGCTGTTGTGAGAGCGACTCCGATTTGGTCTCGTTGAAGATCACTATGCTGGGTGATCCCCAGATTGGAAAAACAACCTTTCTG GTTAAGTATGTGGGAGATGAAGAGGAGAAGAGAAGCTTGCAGATGAAAGGGGTGAATGTAATGGATAAAACTATGTGCATTCATGGTGCCAGAATTGCTCTCACTATATGGGATGTTGGAG GTGAGAAAAGGTCATTTGATCAAGTTCCAATTGCCTGCAAAAATGCCGTAGccattttatttatgtttgatCTCACCAGTCGACGCACACTCAACAG CATAATTGGATGGTACAGTGAAGCAAGGAAGTGGAATAAG ACGGCAGTTCCAATAGTAATAGGGACCAAATTTGATGATTTCATGCAGCTTCCACCCGACATTCAATGGACTGTCGTCACGCAG GCTCGAAGATATGCAAAGGCAATGAATGCAGCCATATTCTTTTCAAGTGCAAAACATAATATAAATGTGAACAAGCTATTCAAGTTTATCATGGCTAAGCTTTTTAACTTGCCTTGGACTCTCCACAGAAATTTGACTATTGGTGAACCCATTATTGacttttaa
- the LOC131011611 gene encoding septum-promoting GTP-binding protein 1-like isoform X2 yields the protein MQHTTTYPAGIRRKIVIRWRLIEKAALFRQFFRRILVCSLRMPNPRYRRLTSPPSSESAGGSQEDAAATSSSSCCESDSDLVSLKITMLGDPQIGKTTFLVKYVGDEEEKRSLQMKGVNVMDKTMCIHGARIALTIWDVGGEKRSFDQVPIACKNAVAILFMFDLTSRRTLNSIIGWYSEARKWNKTAVPIVIGTKFDDFMQLPPDIQWTVVTQVLVCSKG from the exons ATGCAGCACACCACCACCTACCCCGCCGGAATCCGCCGGAAAATCGTAATCCGGTGGAGGTTAATAGAGAAGGCGGCCCTATTCCGGCAGTTCTTCAGAAGAATTCTTGTGTGTTCGCTAAGGATGCCTAATCCCCGCTACAGAAGACTCACTTCTCCGCCGTCATCGGAGTCCGCCGGCGGAAGCCAAGAAGACGCCGCCGCGACGTCGTCCAGTAGCTGTTGTGAGAGCGACTCCGATTTGGTCTCGTTGAAGATCACTATGCTGGGTGATCCCCAGATTGGAAAAACAACCTTTCTG GTTAAGTATGTGGGAGATGAAGAGGAGAAGAGAAGCTTGCAGATGAAAGGGGTGAATGTAATGGATAAAACTATGTGCATTCATGGTGCCAGAATTGCTCTCACTATATGGGATGTTGGAG GTGAGAAAAGGTCATTTGATCAAGTTCCAATTGCCTGCAAAAATGCCGTAGccattttatttatgtttgatCTCACCAGTCGACGCACACTCAACAG CATAATTGGATGGTACAGTGAAGCAAGGAAGTGGAATAAG ACGGCAGTTCCAATAGTAATAGGGACCAAATTTGATGATTTCATGCAGCTTCCACCCGACATTCAATGGACTGTCGTCACGCAG GTACTCGTGTGTTCGAAAGGATGA